Part of the Blastocatellia bacterium genome is shown below.
GTGAACGGAACGTTTCAATCACACCGCGCGCGCCATGCGACGCAGCCTCTCGCGCCGTCATTCGCGCCGGCTCATCGGCCGGCAGCAGCAGGAGCGCCGGCAAGGCAAACAGGAAAAATCCTAAGCCGGCCAGCAGGAATGTCATCTTGAACATCTCGTTTTGCACCAGCGGCAGCGCCACCAACAATCCAATGAGCGAGCCTGCATAACCGAGCGCAAATCCCCAGCCGGAGACGCGCCCTTGATAGTCCGCCGGCGCGATTTCCGGCAAATAGGCATTGTAAAAAACGAGGCCCCCTTCGACGCACATGTAGGCGACCACAGAGAGGAGAAATCCCCACAGGATCATGCCAGGCTGAACCGTGGCCAGTAAGCACGTGCCGATGATGGATAACAACGTGTACACCACCAGCAGCCGCTTTCGCACACCCGTGTAATCGGCAATCGCTCCCATCACTGGCGACGTGACTGCAACAAGCAACATAGCGGTCGAGACAACGCGCCCCCACCACAGGTCGCCTTGCCCCGTCTCATTGCCGACAATGGCATTTGCATAGTATGACGACCATATCGTCGCCGGAATGATCGCGTAGAAGATCGAATTAGCAAAATCGTAAAGACACCAGACGAAGATTGTTTTCTTGTTCATGACGTTCATTGCCGTTCCAGCAAGGACGCCAACGACTCCACCTCGTTGACGATTTGCTGACGCAACCGAGCCAACTTGTCCAACACACGCGGCGAAGGCTGGCCGATGAACCACGACGAAAGCGCCGAAGGTGTCGTTCCTGCCTCAGCGCGCCACTCCACAAATAGCAACGTGAAATAACTGAGCGGCACGATCAACACGGCAAAGGCAATCGCTGCCGATGCGCCCAACCATCGCGCGATCAGCCAGGCCTCTAGCGCATACGCCAATGGGAAAACGATCAGCGAGAAGAGTATCTTGCTTGTAGCGGCCATTGACGCATCCTGCTTGGTGAGCGTAACCAGCAAGGCGATGAACTTATACGGCGCATAATTGAGCGCGACTCCAACCATCGCGACGAGCGCGCCGATCCACATCAGCAGCACATTGCCGCCGGATGGCGGTGATGTTCGTGGCACAGGGTCTTTGACGCCGAATGCGCGGGCAATCCGCTCATATCGTCCCAGCAATCGCCGTAGCGCATCAATGCGGGCTGGACAGACATGCCGCAGCCGCGCAAGCCCTGACTCAAATGCTTTGAGGCGATCCCAACGCTCAGCCCACGTTTGCCGATCGTCACCTTCGGCATACAGTCGTTCAAGCAATAGCATCAGTTCACGATCACGGAACGTCTCCGCCTGAAGCACGCGCTGGGCCAGCGCGCCATTGATCGCCGAGGTTAATTGCCGGACGGCGTGCGCGGGATCAATGGCGTATTGTGCCACAAACGGCGCGGTGTCAATTGACGGGGCAACGGCAATCAGCACCGACGAGCGAAAAATAGCGCCGTGCTCATAGTTCAACCCGACCGGCACAAGCTTGGCGTCAATGCCTCGGTCTCGCGCCATGAAGAAGAGCCGGGCTGCGCCCGTGCGCAGTGGCGCCATCATGGGTTGAGCCAATGACCGCCCTTCAGGAAAGATGACGACGCAACTGCCGTCGGCCAGCGCCTCAACGCAAGCAGCGAAAAATGCTGTGTAATCCACCTCCCCTTGCGCATCAAGCCGACGCACGACCGGTATCGAACCCAGATGACGAAGCAAGGCGCCGAACAGGGGAATCTGGAAGAGCGGGGCCTTCGCCACAAACCGAATCGGCGATGGCAGTGACAGAAAAAATAAGAGCATGGGATCAAGCAACGCGTTCGGATGATTCGGCGTAATGATCGCTGCTTTGAGGCCGGCCAGATGTTCTTCGCCTTCGATGATAATTTCGCGAAAGAAGGTGCTGACGATCCACCGAACGAGTCGTGTCAGCATTGTTGGTTACTCCAGCTCATAAGGCTCCTCGCCGATGTCAGCTTTGATTACAAGACCGTGGGAAGCGATGAGATAAACGCGGCGCGGCGCTCACATCAAACAGCATCCCAACACTCAACCAACTATCATGCCGGTATGGTGTGATCCATTGCGGCAACAGAGTGAGCTTACCGTGACCGTATAGCCATCAGCGACCACACGCTCACTGCGGCCCCATGTCGGCGAATCTTTTCCCTTGCTCAGCCAATCGCTGGAGCAATGGAGCCGGCTTCCATAGCTCGCCATGCACGCGATGAAATTCACACACGCGCTCGTAGACCGTCTTCAATCCAATCGTATCGGCATACCACATGGGGCCGCCACGCCAGGCCGGAAATCCGTAGCCGTAGACATAGATGATGTCAATATCCACAGGCCGCGCTGCAATGCCTTCCTCCAGAACGTTGGCGCCTTCGTTGACCAGCGCGTAAATCGTTCGCTCGACGATTTCATCTGAGCTGATTGCGCGCCGCTGGATACCAGCTTCGCGAGCCACTTGCTCAATGAGCTGATCCACGATCGGGTCGGGCCGCGCTTGCCGATTCTCATCGTAGCGATAATAGCCCGCGCCGGTCTTCTGGCCATAGCGTCCCATCTCGCACAACCGATCGGCAATCAATGGCTGACGGATACCTGCGGGTTCAAGGTGCTTGAACTCTTGACGAATCCGCCAACCGACATCCAATCCAGACAGGTCGCCAACAGCCAGCGGCCCCATCGCCATACCAAATTCGGTTAGCGCGCGATCCACCTGCTCAACGGTTGCGCCTTCTTCCAATAGGAATTCGGCTTCGCGCTTGTAACAGGCATACAACCGATTTCCTACAAAGCCTCGACAATTTCCGACAAGCACGCCGACTTTACCGAGCCGCTTAGCCAATGCCATGGAGGTAGCAATAACCGGTCGGCTGCTCTCTTTGCCGCGCACGATTTCCAACAACCGCATCACGTGCGCCGGACTGAAAAAATGATGCCCAATGACCATCTGCGGGCGTGATGTAGCTCGGGCAATCTCGTCAATATCGAGCGTAGACGTATTGGACGCCAGGATGGCATCCGGTTTGCA
Proteins encoded:
- a CDS encoding MFS transporter, whose protein sequence is MNKKTIFVWCLYDFANSIFYAIIPATIWSSYYANAIVGNETGQGDLWWGRVVSTAMLLVAVTSPVMGAIADYTGVRKRLLVVYTLLSIIGTCLLATVQPGMILWGFLLSVVAYMCVEGGLVFYNAYLPEIAPADYQGRVSGWGFALGYAGSLIGLLVALPLVQNEMFKMTFLLAGLGFFLFALPALLLLPADEPARMTAREAASHGARGVIETFRSLRHLKQMRRFLISFFFYEDGVNTVINVAALFAAKTLGFTPAELIYLFATVQISALVGALLWAKPTDRRGPKFVVMTMLAQWIVVVGLAYFVQTKLQFFVIAVLAGSGLGAVQAASRAFMALLIPVGKEAEYFGLYALCGKSASVMGPILFGAVSSQTGGNQRIAILSIIALYVIGAVLLARVQTARAGIERFSASRAQNGVT
- a CDS encoding 1-acyl-sn-glycerol-3-phosphate acyltransferase, which translates into the protein MLTRLVRWIVSTFFREIIIEGEEHLAGLKAAIITPNHPNALLDPMLLFFLSLPSPIRFVAKAPLFQIPLFGALLRHLGSIPVVRRLDAQGEVDYTAFFAACVEALADGSCVVIFPEGRSLAQPMMAPLRTGAARLFFMARDRGIDAKLVPVGLNYEHGAIFRSSVLIAVAPSIDTAPFVAQYAIDPAHAVRQLTSAINGALAQRVLQAETFRDRELMLLLERLYAEGDDRQTWAERWDRLKAFESGLARLRHVCPARIDALRRLLGRYERIARAFGVKDPVPRTSPPSGGNVLLMWIGALVAMVGVALNYAPYKFIALLVTLTKQDASMAATSKILFSLIVFPLAYALEAWLIARWLGASAAIAFAVLIVPLSYFTLLFVEWRAEAGTTPSALSSWFIGQPSPRVLDKLARLRQQIVNEVESLASLLERQ